TCAACAACGTATGAGAAACTAATGTTAACTTAAAGTCAATATTActgatattgatttatttacataaataaataaatatgttatattgtttgttattatatatatctaatttattaatttaagaatacaCTACGAGTACAtacggagtctggaagttggaagtgtgtacactcccgtgcctcggtaagcacttaaagccgtaaagcctttggtcctgcgcctgaactctttccggtcgtgtcggattgccgtcccatcggattatgagagtgaggggagagagagtgcacctctgtttgcgcacacactcagtcactataatatctcctgcgcagttgactaatctcttttaaaattggccgccgtggccgaaatcggtctggaggacattattattaagattacaATAATGTACATAGACCTAGTATGTCGGCTACTATGACATAATTCGCTTATTAATATATGTCTGATAAAAATGCATGGATTAAATAAATGCTGCTTCTCGTGCAGGAACTAAGTGtgtgtaatttatacaaatctgtattaaaaaagagtaactactgattttcttgtcggttcttttaggcagaatccacattccgaactgGTGGTAGCGCTTAACAATTcagaaatgaattaattaacaattaatagtaaaaataaattcattgattaaaaatatttcgatttgattattaattacctgataatgaaatattattatagaaaaaaacttaaCTCCCAACAGACAAAATGACGATTCATTATTATGCTATTCTGTAAACTCATTTCattactcactcgtgaaattttaaatttagatcgagagtaataaatataaaatccaaaataaaaataataaatatggtttattgtaacttaataatacattttaatcttaCGACTAGAAGATTTTATGAAACGGTTTGAAGAGAAAAGAATTGGGCTATTTTTGTTGCTATGGTAAAAGCGATAAGGTCGCTTATCCCTTGGCGATGGCAGTGGCTTGGCCGACGACTTGAATCGCAGGGCCTGCCTTGATGAGACCATTCCGAACGTTTCTACCGATTttttcctgaaaaaaaaaaaagattacttgAAAAGGATTTTATCAAAAATCATAAGAACTTAAAACTAATATGTCTAGTCAAAAGAAATCAAAGCTTTATTGCGTCAAAAGCGTTTCGTTTAAACGTTACATACTCAAGCGTTGTGCTCAAATGTGATCTCGATTTGTagagtacataaaaatatatactccaAAAAATATGTAACGAAAAGATCGTTtggattatttttctttttacaaataaaccgtaggaattaatcaaattaaaattcattaactaATCGCTATTAACACGTCATATAACATACATACGTCATATAACGTCAAACAACATATAATTTAGTATTACTTGACCGGATTTCAACCTGCGATTATAAGATCCAGTTATACCGTCAAGGCACCTTGGCATTATTTCagatcaatcatattaataagtaaatatataacaaacagtACTTACAATTCTTTTGAAGAGCTTCCATTTAGGACTCGGAGCGCCGGAAACTGTAGTCAAAACTATGCAAGCGAATATGAAGAAGAAAATCTTGGTGAAGTTCATTTTCAATGATATTACAGTAACTGTTACTCGAACGAAGAGATTCAAGCTTATGAATGCAATCCACtcgaacattttataatatcccgAGAACAACAAACATAGCTGCAGTGCTTACAAAATATCATAATCAACTTTGATccttaagtaaatgaaaataagagTGATTTTATAATTCAAGAATTTATATAACGGTTCCGCTATGTTAGTAAGAAGTCATTTCGTGTTAAATTGGGAACTCCCTGGActtaatataaaagtgaatCACTctgttagattattattatattatattaattaataattgatttagaATGTATGTTTTTTGGATATTACCTGCAGTGGATTAACCAACATCGAATGATAATTTAGTTTTACGTTTCTTATTTATGATTtgctaaatatttacttattgaattataaatacaacacaAACAAAGCACTCGGTATCGTAGTGGACTGCAGGCG
The DNA window shown above is from Nymphalis io chromosome 25, ilAglIoxx1.1, whole genome shotgun sequence and carries:
- the LOC126778328 gene encoding cecropin-A-like; translated protein: MFEWIAFISLNLFVRVTVTVISLKMNFTKIFFFIFACIVLTTVSGAPSPKWKLFKRIEKIGRNVRNGLIKAGPAIQVVGQATAIAKG